From one Thamnophis elegans isolate rThaEle1 chromosome 7, rThaEle1.pri, whole genome shotgun sequence genomic stretch:
- the FGFR1OP2 gene encoding FGFR1 oncogene partner 2 has translation MSCTIEKALADAKALVERLREHDTAAEALIEQTTDLNKRVEAMKQYQEEIQELNEVARHRPRSSLVLGIQQENRQIRELQQENKELRTSLEEHQCALELIMSKYREQMFRLLMASKKDDPGIIMKLKEQHSKELQVHVDQITEMAAVMRKAIEIDEQQGCKEQERIFQLEQENKGLREILQITRESFLNLKEDASESTSLSALVTNSDLSLRKN, from the exons ATGAGTTGCACAATTGAGAAGGCCCTAGCTGATGCCAAAGCGTTAGTGGAGCGACTAAGAGAGCATGACACGGCAGCAGAAGCTCTCATTGAACAAACTACCGATCTCAACAAACGAGTGGAAGCAATGAAACag TACCAGGAAGAAATTCAAGAACTTAACGAAGTAGCAAGACACAGGCCTCGGTCTTCCTTGGTCTTAGGTATCCAGCAGGAAAATAGACAGATCAGAGAACTACAACAAGAAAATAAAG AACTCCGAACATCTCTCGAAGAACATCAGTGTGCCTTGGAGCTAATAATGAGCAAATATAGAGAACAGATGTTTAGATTGCTCATGGCCAGCAAAAAAGACGATCCGGGTATAATAATGAAGTTAAAGGAACAGCACTCCAAG GAATTGCAAGTACACGTGGACCAAATCACGGAAATGGCAGCAGTAATGAGAAAAGCCATTGAAATTGATGAGCAGCAGGGTTGCAAAGAACAAGAACGTATTTTTCAGCTTGAG CAGGAAAACAAAGGACTGAGAGAAATACTGCAGATAACCAGAGAATCGTTCCTGAATCTTAAGGAAGATGCCTCAGAAAGTACATCTCTGTCAGCACTAGTAACAAACAGTGACTTGAGTCTGAGAAAAAATTAA